Proteins encoded by one window of Dryocola sp. LX212:
- a CDS encoding PAAR domain-containing protein — protein sequence MGGMRPNVLGRGMALFGDQTTTGAKLIPSLSCGNILGRRPIVLGDKTTACPKCGKEGKVVEGESHRTIHQIPVAVDRCVVLCGCPSGANRIIAPLGWIGPGESPSQATARYLAEAATAAAALAASQPSQAEPEQHAQTAKKKTGIDAGFAVLPYGGTTEAWQRLLFTGTPPAGAKELFATLNGSDAKYKAGSIMLLVDPEKQDDEQIAHMKAAKARIDAALEPLTIQEANFLHKNKDTIDLFTSHASTTTGIASEAAGKYFEKIESVLTRIQQAYKNQYITSGSLISEQFYVQRRQLFGELDSILTDFTRHKLALQDYPDIKRALGLSTSSITHRWNQTGVADIEGYATFMENAAKYVKMMKTAGYVGIALDGMNRLDKIYEACTVGSDCKKTAYTEVGSFSVGLGSGMAAGALVSGSVSTTVCSVVLGALTIEAAGAGMLACGVIFTGSVGYAGGELGGKVGEMAGEKVYEVTK from the coding sequence ATGGGGGGAATGCGTCCAAACGTTTTGGGTCGTGGAATGGCGTTGTTTGGTGATCAAACTACAACTGGCGCAAAACTCATCCCCTCACTTTCTTGCGGTAACATTCTTGGTCGCCGTCCGATTGTTCTGGGTGACAAGACCACAGCTTGCCCGAAATGCGGCAAAGAAGGAAAAGTTGTTGAAGGTGAGTCACACCGCACAATTCACCAGATCCCAGTAGCCGTGGACAGGTGCGTCGTTTTATGTGGCTGCCCCTCTGGAGCTAACCGTATCATAGCCCCTTTGGGCTGGATCGGCCCAGGTGAATCCCCTTCTCAGGCAACGGCAAGGTATCTGGCAGAAGCGGCAACCGCAGCAGCCGCTCTTGCTGCATCTCAACCGTCACAAGCAGAACCAGAACAACACGCCCAGACAGCGAAAAAGAAAACAGGCATCGACGCAGGTTTTGCCGTTCTCCCCTACGGCGGCACCACAGAAGCCTGGCAACGTCTGCTATTCACCGGCACCCCACCAGCAGGAGCCAAAGAACTATTCGCTACGCTGAACGGTTCTGACGCGAAGTATAAAGCTGGTTCTATTATGCTTCTGGTTGATCCAGAGAAACAGGACGACGAGCAGATCGCCCACATGAAAGCCGCGAAAGCGCGAATTGATGCGGCGTTAGAACCGCTGACAATCCAGGAAGCTAACTTCCTGCATAAAAACAAAGACACCATTGATCTGTTTACCTCTCACGCCAGTACGACAACAGGGATCGCCTCAGAAGCTGCGGGAAAATACTTTGAGAAAATCGAAAGCGTTCTGACCAGAATTCAACAGGCGTACAAGAATCAGTACATTACGAGCGGCTCACTGATCAGCGAACAGTTCTATGTTCAAAGACGTCAGCTATTCGGTGAACTTGATAGTATTCTCACTGATTTTACCCGTCACAAACTTGCATTGCAGGACTACCCGGACATCAAGCGTGCATTAGGACTTTCGACCAGTTCTATCACTCACCGCTGGAATCAGACGGGAGTTGCTGACATTGAGGGCTACGCCACCTTCATGGAGAACGCTGCAAAATATGTGAAAATGATGAAAACAGCGGGTTATGTCGGGATCGCGCTTGATGGTATGAACAGGCTGGATAAGATTTATGAAGCCTGCACAGTCGGATCTGACTGCAAGAAAACGGCTTACACTGAAGTCGGAAGTTTTAGTGTGGGATTGGGCAGTGGAATGGCAGCTGGTGCTCTTGTATCTGGTTCAGTTTCTACCACAGTTTGCTCGGTTGTCTTGGGCGCATTAACTATTGAAGCTGCTGGCGCTGGAATGTTGGCCTGCGGTGTGATCTTCACTGGCTCGGTCGGCTATGCCGGAGGAGAGTTAGGAGGCAAGGTTGGCGAAATGGCTGGTGAAAAAGTTTATGAGGTCACAAAGTGA
- a CDS encoding L-threonylcarbamoyladenylate synthase, translated as MSQFFYIHPDNPQQRLINQAVEIVRKGGVIVYPTDSGYALGCKLEDKSAMERICRIRNLPDGHNFTLMCRDLSELSTYAFVDNVAFRLIKNNTPGNYTFILKGTKDVPRRLLQEKRKTIGLRVPSNPIAQALLEVLDQPMLSTSLMMPGSDFTESDPEEIKDRLEKVVDLVIHGGYLGQQPTTVIDLTDDSPVVLREGVGDVKPFL; from the coding sequence ATGAGTCAATTTTTCTATATTCATCCGGACAACCCACAGCAGCGCCTGATTAACCAGGCGGTGGAGATAGTGCGTAAAGGTGGTGTGATCGTCTATCCAACTGATTCCGGCTATGCGCTGGGCTGCAAGCTGGAAGACAAATCGGCCATGGAGCGCATTTGCCGCATCCGTAATTTGCCGGACGGCCACAACTTCACGCTGATGTGCCGTGATTTGTCCGAGCTTTCAACTTACGCATTCGTTGATAACGTGGCGTTCCGCTTAATTAAGAACAACACACCGGGTAACTACACCTTTATTCTGAAGGGGACGAAAGATGTCCCACGCCGCCTGTTGCAGGAGAAGCGTAAAACCATCGGGCTGCGCGTACCGTCGAATCCCATTGCGCAGGCGCTGCTTGAAGTGCTGGATCAGCCGATGCTTTCCACGTCATTAATGATGCCTGGCAGCGACTTTACCGAATCAGACCCGGAAGAGATCAAAGATCGGCTGGAAAAAGTTGTCGATCTGGTGATCCACGGTGGTTACCTCGGACAGCAACCAACCACGGTAATTGATTTAACCGATGATTCCCCGGTCGTACTGCGTGAAGGCGTCGGTGACGTTAAGCCTTTCTTATAA
- a CDS encoding PHP domain-containing protein, with protein sequence MGGHFHFVNSCGAILSEPTLAVIYDLHSHTTASDGLLTPQALVQRAVHNRVGILAITDHDTVAGLAAARAEIADKQLPLQLISGVEISTVWENHEIHIVGLGIDEHYPEMVAFLAEQTERRRLRAELIAERLDKALIPGALEGALRLADGGAVTRGHFARYLVECGKASNMAGVFKKYLAKGKTGYVPPQWCTIEQAIDVIHHSGGQAVLAHPGRYDLTTKWLKRLLAHFAESGGDAMEVAQCQQAPNERTVLAGFAMQFNLLASQGSDFHQPCSWIELGRKLWLPAGVEPVWQSWEQGLIAKERTV encoded by the coding sequence ATGGGCGGTCATTTTCATTTTGTTAACAGTTGCGGAGCCATTTTGAGCGAGCCTACCCTTGCGGTGATTTACGACTTACACAGCCATACCACCGCCTCAGATGGCCTATTAACTCCCCAGGCGCTTGTACAGCGCGCGGTGCATAACCGTGTGGGCATTCTGGCGATCACCGACCATGACACCGTAGCGGGGCTTGCTGCCGCCCGCGCAGAAATCGCCGATAAACAGCTTCCTCTACAGTTGATCAGCGGCGTGGAAATATCAACAGTCTGGGAAAATCACGAGATCCACATTGTGGGCCTCGGCATCGACGAACATTATCCTGAGATGGTGGCGTTTCTGGCTGAGCAGACGGAACGCCGTCGTCTACGCGCCGAACTGATTGCCGAAAGGCTCGATAAGGCGCTGATCCCAGGCGCGCTTGAAGGTGCGTTGCGTCTTGCTGACGGCGGGGCTGTGACACGCGGCCATTTCGCCCGCTACCTGGTGGAATGCGGTAAAGCCAGCAACATGGCTGGCGTTTTTAAGAAGTACCTTGCAAAGGGGAAAACCGGATACGTTCCGCCACAGTGGTGTACAATAGAACAAGCTATTGATGTGATTCATCATTCTGGCGGGCAGGCGGTACTGGCGCATCCGGGCCGTTATGACCTGACCACCAAATGGCTAAAAAGATTGCTGGCGCATTTTGCCGAAAGTGGTGGCGATGCCATGGAAGTCGCGCAGTGCCAGCAGGCCCCCAATGAAAGAACCGTACTTGCTGGTTTCGCCATGCAGTTTAATCTGCTGGCCTCGCAGGGCTCCGATTTTCATCAGCCCTGTTCGTGGATAGAGCTGGGCCGCAAGCTATGGCTGCCGGCGGGCGTTGAGCCGGTGTGGCAAAGCTGGGAGCAGGGCCTCATCGCAAAAGAGAGGACAGTATGA
- a CDS encoding anthranilate synthase component 1 yields the protein MQTQKPALELLTKDAPYRDNPTAVFHQLCGARPATLLLESADIDSKNDLKSLLLVDSALRITALGDTVTIQALSDNGASLLPLLDAALPAGVENDHLPQGRVLRFPAVSQLLDEDARLCSLSVFDAFRLMQELVTVPEDEREAMFFGGLFAYDLVAGFEDLPALKQDNRCPDYCFYLAETLLVIDHQKKQTRIQASLFTPSHAEKSRLEQRAEQLSRQLHEAPSALPVQKVEHMSCDVNQSDEEYGAVVRHMQKAIRAGEIFQVVPSRRFSLPCPSPLAAYETLKKSNPSPYMFFMQDNDFTLFGASPESSLKYDATSRQIEIYPIAGTRPRGRRADGSLDRDLDSRFELDMRTDHKEMSEHLMLVDLARNDLARICTPGSRYVADLTKVDRYSFVMHLVSRVVGELRNDLDVLHAYRACMNMGTLSGAPKVRAMQLIAKAEGVRRGSYGGAVGYFTAHGDLDTCIVIRSAYVENGIATVQAGAGVVLDSVPQSEADETRSKARAVLRAIATAHHAKEIF from the coding sequence ATGCAAACACAAAAACCAGCGCTCGAATTACTGACCAAAGATGCACCCTACCGGGATAACCCGACCGCCGTGTTTCACCAGCTGTGCGGCGCACGCCCGGCCACCCTGCTGCTTGAATCTGCGGATATCGACAGCAAAAATGATTTAAAAAGCCTGCTGCTTGTCGACAGCGCGCTGCGCATTACCGCCCTCGGTGACACCGTCACTATTCAGGCACTTTCTGATAACGGCGCTTCTCTGCTGCCCCTGCTGGACGCCGCGCTCCCGGCTGGCGTGGAAAACGACCATCTGCCGCAGGGCCGCGTGCTGCGCTTCCCGGCGGTCAGCCAGCTGCTGGATGAAGACGCCCGCCTGTGCTCGCTTTCCGTTTTCGATGCCTTCCGCCTGATGCAGGAGCTGGTCACCGTTCCGGAAGACGAGCGCGAAGCGATGTTCTTCGGCGGCCTGTTCGCCTATGACCTGGTCGCCGGGTTCGAGGATTTACCTGCTCTGAAGCAGGATAACCGCTGCCCGGACTACTGCTTCTACCTGGCAGAAACGCTGCTGGTTATCGACCATCAGAAAAAGCAGACTCGCATTCAGGCCAGCCTCTTTACCCCGTCACACGCTGAAAAATCACGTCTGGAGCAGCGAGCTGAGCAGCTGTCACGTCAGTTACATGAAGCCCCTTCCGCGCTGCCCGTGCAGAAAGTCGAGCATATGAGCTGCGACGTTAATCAGAGCGACGAAGAGTACGGCGCGGTGGTTCGTCACATGCAGAAGGCCATTCGTGCTGGAGAAATCTTCCAGGTTGTTCCGTCACGCCGTTTCTCCCTGCCATGCCCTTCCCCGCTGGCCGCCTATGAGACGCTGAAAAAGAGCAACCCAAGCCCGTACATGTTCTTTATGCAGGATAACGATTTTACTCTGTTCGGTGCTTCCCCGGAAAGCTCGCTGAAATATGACGCCACTTCGCGTCAGATAGAGATCTACCCGATTGCCGGCACCCGCCCCCGTGGCCGCCGCGCTGACGGTTCGCTGGACCGCGATTTGGACAGCCGCTTTGAGCTGGATATGCGCACCGACCACAAAGAGATGTCCGAACATCTGATGCTGGTGGATCTGGCACGTAACGACCTGGCACGTATCTGTACGCCGGGCAGCCGCTACGTGGCCGACCTGACCAAAGTTGACCGTTACTCTTTTGTGATGCATCTGGTTTCCCGGGTTGTTGGCGAACTGCGCAATGATCTCGACGTTCTTCACGCTTACCGCGCCTGTATGAACATGGGTACGCTCAGCGGCGCGCCAAAAGTACGCGCCATGCAGCTGATTGCCAAAGCCGAAGGCGTTCGTCGCGGCAGCTACGGCGGTGCCGTCGGCTACTTCACCGCTCATGGCGATCTGGACACCTGCATCGTTATTCGCTCCGCCTATGTGGAGAATGGCATCGCCACCGTTCAGGCTGGTGCAGGCGTGGTGCTGGATTCCGTGCCGCAGTCCGAAGCCGACGAAACTCGTAGTAAAGCCCGCGCCGTTCTGCGCGCCATTGCCACCGCGCACCATGCGAAGGAGATTTTCTGA
- the trpD gene encoding bifunctional anthranilate synthase glutamate amidotransferase component TrpG/anthranilate phosphoribosyltransferase TrpD, whose protein sequence is MADILLLDNIDSFTYNLADQLRANGHNVVIYRNHVPAQTLIERLATMDNPVLMLSPGPGAPSEAGCMPELLTRMRGKLPIIGICLGHQAIVEAYGGYVGQAGEILHGKASNISHDGEAMFAGLSNPLPVARYHSLVGSNIPAGLTINAHFDGMVMAVRHDADRVCGFQFHPESILTTQGARLLEQTLDWALLKLKQTNTLQPILDKLYQAQTLSREESHQLFSAIVRGELKPEQLAAALVSMKVRGEHPNEIAGAASAMLEAAAPFPSPDYEFADIVGTGGDGSNSINISTASAFVAAAVGLKVAKHGNRSVSSRSGSSDLLAAFGINLDMSAESSRQALDDLGVCFLFAPKYHTGFRHAMPVRQQLKTRTLFNVLGPLINPAHPPLALIGVYSAELVLPIAETLRVLGYKRAAVVHSGGMDEVSLHAPTQVAELNNGDITSYQLTAADFNLPPYHQEALAGGTPEENRDILTRLLQGKGEIAHESAVAANVAMLMRLHGHEDLKANAQQVLDVLRSGAAYDRVTQLAARG, encoded by the coding sequence ATGGCTGACATTCTGCTGCTCGATAACATCGACTCATTCACCTATAACCTGGCAGACCAGCTGCGCGCGAACGGCCACAATGTTGTTATCTACCGCAACCACGTTCCGGCCCAGACGTTGATTGAACGCCTGGCGACCATGGATAACCCGGTGCTGATGCTTTCCCCGGGTCCTGGCGCACCAAGTGAAGCAGGCTGCATGCCGGAGCTGCTGACCCGCATGCGCGGCAAGCTGCCGATTATCGGCATCTGCCTGGGGCATCAGGCGATTGTTGAAGCTTACGGCGGCTACGTCGGCCAGGCGGGTGAGATCCTGCACGGTAAAGCGTCAAACATTTCTCACGACGGCGAAGCGATGTTCGCGGGGCTGTCTAACCCACTGCCGGTGGCCCGTTATCACTCGCTGGTCGGCAGCAATATTCCGGCGGGCCTGACCATCAACGCCCATTTCGACGGTATGGTGATGGCAGTGCGCCACGACGCGGACCGTGTTTGCGGCTTCCAGTTCCACCCAGAATCCATCCTCACGACCCAGGGTGCGCGGCTGCTGGAACAAACGCTCGACTGGGCGCTGCTGAAGTTAAAGCAGACCAATACCCTGCAACCGATTCTGGACAAGCTTTACCAGGCCCAGACCCTGAGCCGCGAAGAGAGCCACCAGCTTTTCTCTGCCATCGTGCGCGGCGAGCTTAAGCCTGAGCAGCTGGCGGCAGCGCTGGTCAGTATGAAAGTGCGCGGCGAGCACCCGAACGAAATTGCCGGGGCGGCGTCCGCCATGCTTGAGGCAGCCGCGCCTTTCCCAAGCCCGGACTATGAATTCGCCGATATCGTCGGCACCGGCGGCGACGGCAGCAACAGCATTAATATCTCTACCGCCAGCGCCTTTGTGGCCGCCGCCGTTGGGCTGAAAGTGGCAAAACACGGTAACCGCAGCGTCTCCAGCCGTTCCGGCTCGTCCGATTTGCTCGCCGCTTTCGGCATCAATCTGGATATGAGCGCAGAGAGTTCACGCCAGGCGCTGGATGATTTAGGCGTTTGCTTCCTGTTTGCGCCGAAATATCACACGGGTTTCCGCCATGCCATGCCGGTACGCCAGCAGCTGAAAACTCGCACGCTGTTTAACGTGCTGGGGCCATTGATTAACCCCGCTCACCCACCGCTGGCGCTGATTGGCGTTTACAGCGCGGAACTGGTCCTGCCGATTGCCGAGACGCTGCGCGTGCTCGGCTATAAGCGTGCCGCCGTGGTGCACAGCGGCGGAATGGATGAGGTTTCACTCCATGCTCCGACGCAGGTCGCCGAGCTGAACAACGGTGATATCACCAGCTACCAGCTTACTGCCGCAGACTTCAATCTTCCTCCTTATCACCAGGAGGCGCTGGCGGGCGGCACGCCGGAAGAAAACCGTGACATTCTGACCCGCCTGCTACAAGGTAAAGGAGAGATCGCCCACGAGTCGGCCGTCGCCGCGAACGTCGCGATGCTGATGCGCCTGCACGGCCACGAAGATCTCAAAGCAAACGCACAACAGGTGCTGGACGTACTGCGCAGCGGCGCAGCCTACGACCGCGTCACGCAACTGGCAGCAAGAGGATAA
- the trpCF gene encoding bifunctional indole-3-glycerol-phosphate synthase TrpC/phosphoribosylanthranilate isomerase TrpF, with translation MQDTVLTKIVADKAIWVEARKKQQPLASFQNDVTPATRNFYDALRGARTAFILECKKASPSKGVIRDDFDPARIAGVYKHYASAISVLTDEKYFQGSFDFLPIVSGIVTQPVLCKDFIIDAYQIYLARFYQADACLLMLSVLDDDQYRQLAAVAHSLSMGVLTEVSNEEELERAIALKAKVVGINNRDLRDLSIDLDRTRKLAPRLTHGVTVISESGISTYGQIRELCHFANGFLIGSALMEEDDLNAAVRRVTLGENKVCGLTRPEDARAAREAGAIFGGLIFVPSSARFVTDEQALSVISAADLRFVGVFRNTPISEVVSKVTKLSLVAVQLHGDEDQAYIDTLRDELPDNVQIWKALSVAHTLPARDLNHVDKYVFDNGQGGTGQSFDWSLLAGQKLDNVMLAGGLGADNCVEAAKAGCAGLDFNSGVESAPGIKDANKLAAVFQTLRAY, from the coding sequence ATGCAGGACACCGTATTAACGAAAATCGTCGCGGATAAGGCGATTTGGGTTGAAGCGCGTAAAAAGCAGCAGCCCCTGGCAAGCTTCCAGAACGACGTAACACCCGCTACACGCAATTTTTACGATGCCTTACGGGGCGCGCGGACTGCCTTTATCCTGGAGTGCAAAAAAGCTTCTCCGTCCAAAGGGGTTATTCGCGATGATTTTGACCCAGCGCGCATTGCCGGTGTTTATAAGCATTACGCTTCCGCAATCTCCGTGCTGACCGACGAAAAATATTTCCAGGGCAGCTTCGATTTCCTGCCCATCGTCAGCGGCATCGTCACTCAGCCGGTGCTGTGCAAAGATTTTATTATCGATGCCTATCAAATTTACCTGGCACGCTTTTACCAGGCCGATGCCTGCCTGCTGATGCTGTCCGTGCTGGATGACGACCAGTATCGTCAGCTCGCAGCCGTGGCGCACAGCCTGAGCATGGGCGTACTGACGGAAGTCAGTAATGAAGAGGAGCTCGAGCGCGCCATTGCGCTGAAAGCGAAGGTCGTTGGCATCAACAACCGCGATCTGCGCGATCTGTCTATCGACCTGGATCGCACCAGGAAGCTGGCCCCGCGCCTGACGCATGGCGTAACCGTTATCAGCGAATCGGGCATCAGCACCTACGGCCAGATCCGCGAACTCTGCCACTTTGCTAACGGCTTCCTGATCGGCTCCGCGCTGATGGAAGAGGACGATCTGAACGCCGCCGTTCGCCGCGTGACGCTGGGTGAGAATAAGGTCTGCGGCCTGACCCGCCCGGAGGATGCCCGCGCCGCCCGTGAAGCCGGGGCCATTTTTGGTGGGCTTATTTTCGTGCCTTCTTCCGCGCGTTTTGTCACCGACGAGCAGGCGCTTTCTGTCATCTCCGCCGCCGATCTCCGTTTTGTAGGTGTGTTCCGCAATACCCCGATCAGCGAGGTGGTCAGCAAAGTCACTAAACTCAGCCTCGTTGCCGTTCAGCTACACGGCGACGAAGACCAGGCCTATATCGACACCCTGCGTGACGAGCTGCCGGACAACGTACAGATCTGGAAGGCGCTGAGCGTTGCCCACACGCTGCCGGCCCGCGACCTGAACCACGTTGATAAATACGTTTTCGACAACGGCCAGGGCGGCACGGGCCAGAGCTTTGACTGGTCGCTGCTGGCGGGACAGAAGCTGGATAACGTCATGCTGGCCGGTGGCCTCGGGGCGGACAACTGCGTGGAAGCGGCAAAAGCCGGATGCGCGGGACTGGATTTCAATTCTGGCGTCGAAAGCGCGCCGGGCATTAAAGATGCTAACAAGCTGGCAGCCGTCTTCCAGACGCTGCGGGCTTACTAA
- the trpB gene encoding tryptophan synthase subunit beta — MMTLLNPYFGEFGGMYVPQILMPALRQLEEAFVAAQSDAEFQAEFNDLLKNYAGRPTALTKCKNITEGTNTTLYLKREDLLHGGAHKTNQVLGQALLAKKMGKTEIIAETGAGQHGVASALASALLGLKCRIYMGAKDVERQSPNVFRMRLMGAEVIPVHSGSATLKDACNEALRDWSGSYDTAHYMLGTAAGPHPFPTIVREFQRMIGEETKAQILEKEGRLPDAVIACVGGGSNAIGMFADFINETKVGLIGVEPAGHGIETGEHGAPLKHGRVGIYFGMKSPMMQTDEGQIEESYSISAGLDFPSVGPQHAYLNSIGRAEYVSITDDEALDAFKLLCRKEGIIPALESSHALAHAVKMMREHPEKEQLLVVNLSGRGDKDIFTVHDILKARGEM, encoded by the coding sequence ATCATGACGTTACTTAATCCCTATTTTGGTGAGTTTGGTGGCATGTACGTGCCGCAAATCCTGATGCCTGCCCTGCGCCAGCTGGAAGAAGCGTTTGTGGCGGCGCAAAGCGACGCGGAGTTCCAGGCAGAGTTTAACGACCTGCTGAAAAACTACGCCGGGCGCCCTACCGCACTGACAAAATGTAAGAACATTACGGAAGGCACTAACACTACGCTGTACCTGAAGCGTGAAGACCTGCTGCACGGCGGCGCGCATAAAACTAACCAGGTGCTCGGCCAGGCTCTTCTTGCCAAGAAAATGGGCAAAACTGAAATCATCGCCGAAACCGGTGCCGGCCAGCACGGCGTTGCTTCTGCGCTGGCAAGCGCGCTGCTCGGCCTGAAATGCCGTATTTATATGGGTGCCAAAGACGTTGAGCGCCAGTCACCTAACGTGTTCCGTATGCGTCTGATGGGCGCGGAAGTGATCCCGGTGCACAGCGGCTCCGCCACGCTGAAAGATGCCTGCAACGAAGCGCTGCGCGACTGGTCCGGCAGCTATGACACCGCGCACTATATGCTCGGTACAGCGGCAGGCCCGCACCCGTTCCCGACAATCGTGCGTGAATTCCAGCGCATGATCGGCGAAGAGACGAAAGCACAAATCCTTGAGAAAGAAGGTCGTCTGCCGGACGCGGTGATTGCCTGCGTAGGCGGTGGCTCCAACGCCATCGGTATGTTTGCTGACTTCATTAATGAAACCAAAGTCGGGCTGATTGGCGTTGAGCCTGCCGGTCACGGTATCGAAACCGGGGAGCACGGCGCGCCGCTGAAGCATGGCCGCGTCGGCATCTACTTCGGGATGAAATCCCCGATGATGCAAACCGACGAAGGGCAGATTGAGGAATCCTATTCAATCTCCGCCGGTCTGGACTTCCCCTCAGTCGGGCCGCAGCACGCCTACTTAAACAGCATCGGTCGTGCGGAATACGTGTCGATCACCGATGACGAAGCGCTCGATGCTTTCAAGTTGCTGTGCCGCAAAGAGGGGATTATTCCGGCGCTTGAGTCCTCCCATGCGCTGGCCCACGCCGTAAAAATGATGCGGGAACACCCTGAAAAGGAACAGCTGCTGGTGGTGAACCTCTCTGGCCGCGGCGACAAAGATATCTTCACCGTTCACGATATTTTAAAAGCGCGAGGGGAAATGTAA
- the trpA gene encoding tryptophan synthase subunit alpha — MERYQHVFEQLEARKEGAFVPFVTLGDPSPEHSLKIIDTLIEAGADALELGIPFSDPLADGPTIQNAALRAFAAGVTPTQCFEMLAVIRQKHPTIPIGLLMYANLVYSRGIDEFYALCAKVGVDSVLIADVPVEESAPFRQAAMRHNVAPIFICPPNADDALLREIASHGRGYTYLLSRAGVTGAETRAQLPLHHLVEKLTEFHATPSLQGFGISEPSQVRDAIAAGAAGAISGSAIVKIIEKNVDQPDVMLSELKSFVQAMKAATRAA, encoded by the coding sequence ATGGAACGTTATCAGCACGTATTTGAGCAGTTAGAGGCTCGCAAGGAAGGCGCTTTTGTCCCCTTCGTGACCCTTGGCGACCCGTCGCCTGAGCACTCCCTGAAGATCATCGATACGCTGATTGAAGCGGGTGCGGATGCGCTTGAGCTGGGTATCCCGTTCTCCGATCCGCTGGCGGATGGCCCGACGATTCAGAACGCCGCGCTTCGTGCTTTTGCAGCCGGTGTCACGCCAACGCAGTGTTTCGAGATGCTGGCCGTTATTCGTCAGAAGCACCCGACTATCCCCATTGGCCTGCTGATGTATGCCAACCTGGTTTACAGCCGTGGGATTGATGAATTCTATGCGCTGTGCGCCAAAGTGGGCGTGGATTCGGTGCTGATTGCCGATGTACCAGTTGAAGAGTCTGCCCCGTTCCGCCAGGCGGCGATGCGCCATAACGTTGCGCCTATCTTCATCTGCCCGCCAAACGCGGATGACGCATTGCTGCGTGAAATTGCCTCGCACGGTCGCGGCTATACCTATCTGCTTTCTCGTGCGGGCGTAACCGGCGCGGAAACGCGTGCTCAGCTGCCGCTGCACCATCTCGTAGAGAAGCTAACGGAATTCCACGCCACGCCTTCTTTGCAGGGCTTCGGTATCTCTGAACCCTCCCAGGTTCGCGATGCCATTGCAGCTGGAGCAGCCGGTGCGATTTCAGGTTCGGCAATTGTGAAAATCATAGAGAAGAACGTTGACCAGCCGGACGTGATGCTCAGCGAGCTTAAAAGCTTCGTGCAGGCGATGAAAGCCGCCACGCGGGCAGCATAA
- the ompW gene encoding outer membrane protein OmpW, which translates to MKKLSVAVLALCCLSGEALAHEAGEFFMRAGTATVRPTEGSDNVLGMGGFSVSNNTQLGLTFDYMVTDNIGIELLAATPFRHKVGLGPTGDLATVRQLPPTLMAQWYFGDAKSKVRPYIGAGINYTTFFDTDFNQTGKDAGLTDLSVKDSWGAAGQVGLDYMVNDDWLLNMSVWYMDIDTEVKFKAGGEQQNINTRIDPWVFMFSAGYRF; encoded by the coding sequence ATGAAGAAGTTATCTGTCGCAGTACTCGCTTTATGCTGTTTATCTGGTGAAGCGCTGGCGCATGAAGCAGGCGAGTTCTTTATGCGTGCCGGTACGGCAACCGTTCGTCCAACAGAGGGCTCGGACAACGTGCTCGGCATGGGCGGCTTCAGCGTCAGCAACAATACCCAGCTGGGATTAACGTTTGACTATATGGTGACCGATAATATCGGCATCGAACTGCTGGCCGCGACGCCGTTCCGCCATAAGGTTGGCCTTGGCCCGACTGGCGACCTGGCAACGGTCAGGCAGCTTCCGCCTACGCTGATGGCGCAGTGGTACTTCGGCGATGCAAAAAGTAAGGTTCGCCCGTATATCGGGGCGGGCATCAACTACACCACCTTCTTTGACACCGATTTCAACCAGACCGGTAAAGATGCGGGGCTGACTGATTTGAGCGTGAAGGATTCATGGGGCGCTGCGGGGCAGGTTGGTCTGGACTATATGGTCAACGACGACTGGCTGCTGAACATGTCGGTGTGGTACATGGATATCGACACCGAAGTGAAGTTTAAAGCGGGCGGCGAGCAGCAGAACATCAATACGCGTATCGATCCGTGGGTGTTTATGTTCTCAGCGGGCTACCGCTTCTGA